Proteins encoded within one genomic window of Rhinoderma darwinii isolate aRhiDar2 chromosome 5, aRhiDar2.hap1, whole genome shotgun sequence:
- the LOC142652499 gene encoding fatty acid-binding protein, adipocyte-like has product MCDELLGTWKLTENNSDDFNKYMEEVGVAFLTRKTACTLKPDVTICKNGDEWTIKTSSTFKNTELSFKLGEEFDETTADGRKVKSIITLENGSLIQKQTWDGKESTINREVKDKRMITTCVFKDVKCTRIYDRK; this is encoded by the exons ATGTGTGATGAATTGCTGGGCACATGGAAACTCACTGAGAACAACAGCGATGATTTCAACAAATACATGGAGGAAGTTG gtgtggcatttctcACCCGCAAAACTGCTTGTACTTTGAAGCCTGACGTGACTATCTGTAAAAATGGGGATGAGTGGACTATAAAAACATCAAGCACCTTTAAGAACACAGAGCTGAGCTTTAAGTTAGGCGAGGAGTTTGATGAAACCACTGCAGATGGCAGGAAGGTCAAG TCAATCATTACTCTTGAGAATGGGTCATTGATACAAAAGCAAACGTGGGATGGCAAAGAGTCTACGATTAATAGAGAAGTGAAAGATAAGCGCATGATCACA ACTTGCGTTTTCAAAGATGTGAAGTGCACTCGTATCTACGACCGAAAATGA